One Aegilops tauschii subsp. strangulata cultivar AL8/78 chromosome 7, Aet v6.0, whole genome shotgun sequence genomic window carries:
- the LOC109783434 gene encoding BURP domain-containing protein 3 isoform X2 produces the protein MVASVDHAAGAPTPEQYWKSALPDTPMPSSLSQLLSTSSASAGEHRKPGGTAVGIWAFHYFDHYDATETHLQHIADDPSAALFFLEKDLQMHYTGRKKLTKVLHFMATSGAGERFLPRSEADAIPFSSGQVPEILSRFSVKPNSPEAAGMARTLHVCEAPAAEGEKKWCATSLESMVDFATSSLGTRHVRAVSTVVGKDGTPRQEYTLTGVKRAGDDQLVVCHVEPYAYAVFACHLTQATRAYSVPTDTDTRRE, from the exons ATG GTTGCATCCGTGGACCATGCTGCTGGGGCTCCGACTCCGGAGCAGTACTGGAAGTCTGCTCTTCCCGACACTCCCATGCCAAGCTCCCTCTCTCAGCTCCTCAGCACCTCGTCGGCGAGCGCCGGCGAGCATCGGAAGCCCGGGGGCACCGCAGTCGGCATTTGGGCGTTCCACTATTTCGACCATTACGACGCGACGGAGACGCACTTGCAGCACATAGCCGACGACCCCAGCGCCGCGCTCTTCTTCCTGGAGAAGGACCTGCAGATGCACTACACCGGCCGGAAGAAGCTGACGAAGGTCCTCCATTTCATGGCCACCTCTGGCGCTGGAGAGAGGTTTCTACCGCGAAGCGAGGCCGACGCCATCCCGTTCTCCTCCGGCCAGGTCCCTGAGATCCTTAGCCGCTTCTCGGTGAAGCCGAACTCCCCGGAGGCGGCGGGGATGGCGCGGACGCTGCACGTCTGCGAGGCTCCGGCGGCCGAGGGCGAGAAGAAGTGGTGCGCCACGTCGCTGGAGTCCATGGTCGACTTCGCCACGTCCAGCCTCGGGACCAGACACGTGAGGGCCGTGTCCACCGTCGTCGGCAAGGATGGAACGCCGAGGCAGGAGTACACCCTGACCGGCGTGAAGCGCGCCGGCGACGACCAGCTCGTGGTCTGCCACGTGGAGCCGTACGCGTACGCCGTGTTCGCGTGCCACCTGACGCAGGCGACGAGGGCCTACTCTGTGCCGACAGACACTGATACTCGTAGAGAGTGA
- the LOC109783434 gene encoding BURP domain-containing protein 3 isoform X1, protein MVRLLACLLGFLLVASVDHAAGAPTPEQYWKSALPDTPMPSSLSQLLSTSSASAGEHRKPGGTAVGIWAFHYFDHYDATETHLQHIADDPSAALFFLEKDLQMHYTGRKKLTKVLHFMATSGAGERFLPRSEADAIPFSSGQVPEILSRFSVKPNSPEAAGMARTLHVCEAPAAEGEKKWCATSLESMVDFATSSLGTRHVRAVSTVVGKDGTPRQEYTLTGVKRAGDDQLVVCHVEPYAYAVFACHLTQATRAYSVPTDTDTRRE, encoded by the exons ATGGTTAGGCTCCTGGCTTGCCTCCTTGGCTTTCTATTG GTTGCATCCGTGGACCATGCTGCTGGGGCTCCGACTCCGGAGCAGTACTGGAAGTCTGCTCTTCCCGACACTCCCATGCCAAGCTCCCTCTCTCAGCTCCTCAGCACCTCGTCGGCGAGCGCCGGCGAGCATCGGAAGCCCGGGGGCACCGCAGTCGGCATTTGGGCGTTCCACTATTTCGACCATTACGACGCGACGGAGACGCACTTGCAGCACATAGCCGACGACCCCAGCGCCGCGCTCTTCTTCCTGGAGAAGGACCTGCAGATGCACTACACCGGCCGGAAGAAGCTGACGAAGGTCCTCCATTTCATGGCCACCTCTGGCGCTGGAGAGAGGTTTCTACCGCGAAGCGAGGCCGACGCCATCCCGTTCTCCTCCGGCCAGGTCCCTGAGATCCTTAGCCGCTTCTCGGTGAAGCCGAACTCCCCGGAGGCGGCGGGGATGGCGCGGACGCTGCACGTCTGCGAGGCTCCGGCGGCCGAGGGCGAGAAGAAGTGGTGCGCCACGTCGCTGGAGTCCATGGTCGACTTCGCCACGTCCAGCCTCGGGACCAGACACGTGAGGGCCGTGTCCACCGTCGTCGGCAAGGATGGAACGCCGAGGCAGGAGTACACCCTGACCGGCGTGAAGCGCGCCGGCGACGACCAGCTCGTGGTCTGCCACGTGGAGCCGTACGCGTACGCCGTGTTCGCGTGCCACCTGACGCAGGCGACGAGGGCCTACTCTGTGCCGACAGACACTGATACTCGTAGAGAGTGA